The genomic stretch GGCTGGGCGAAAGATGAAGAAACGATTGACTATGATTTGATCAACGAAAACGAAGTCAAACAAAATGCAGTTACTTATTATCAACGTTTGCAGACTTCGGAAATAGATTTGCCATTTTTAAAGCATCAAACTTCGAGATATTGTTTGGTCGAGGCAATTCCGAAAACAGGAAGATTTCATCAGCTGAGAAAACATTTTAAACATATTTTACATCCTATTTTAGGCTGTCGTAAACATGGTTGCAACAAGCAAAATAAATTGTGGCTTCAAACATTTGGGATCAACAAAATGACGCTTCACGCCCATCAATTGATTTTTAATCATCCTGTTTCTAATGAAAGAATTACGGTAAATGCTACAATAGATGATGAATTCAAAAGAGTAGGAGATATTTTAAGTTTTGACTTGAGTTTGTATAGTTGATTTTTTAAACGCAAAGATTTATTTAGCATACTTCTCATTTTTAGAGGCAAAGGCAAATAAATTTGCTTCGCGAAGCGTGAACTTGAGCTTCATCAAATCGACTTGTCGATTACTCTTTGCTCCTTAAAATTCTATATTAAGAATATAAATCTTTGCGTCAAAAAAACTCTCGCAGATTTAGACAATTAAGCAGATTTTAAATTCCTTGTGCTCATTCGTGAAATTATTGATTTAAAAATTAATTGCAACAATCGTCCTCATTTAAATAAAATATCACACATCAAGAATTCATTCAATTTAAAATGATTATTTTTGTAAAACTTTTTTTTCAATGTACAAATCGCTCATTCGCCCGATTCTTTTTAAATTCGATCCTGAAGAAGTGCACCATTTTACTTTTTCAATGCTGAAAAATTTTGGTTTTCTTACCAAATTATTTTTACCAAAACCAATTGTAGACAAACGTCTTGAAAGAGAAGTTTTCGGACTGAAATTCAAAAATCCGGTAGGTTTAGCAGCAGGTTTCGATAAAAATGCTGTTTTGTTTAATGAGTTGGGAGATCTAGGTTTCGGATTTGTAGAAATAGGAACGGTAACGCCAAAAGCTCAAGCCGGAAATCCTAAGAAAAGATTGTTTCGTTTAATTGAAGATGGCGGAATTATCAATAGAATGGGCTTCAACAATGACGGACTTGAAGCTGCCATCCAAAAACTGAAAGGCAATAAAGGAAAAATCATCATCGGCGGAAACATCGGAAAAAATACCAACACAACGCCTGAAAATTATACCCAAGATTATCTAGACTGTTTCGAAGGTCTGCATCCTTACGTAGATTATTTTGTACTGAATGTAAGTTGTCCCAACGTTGGAAGTCATGCGAAGCTGGAAGATGTAGAATATCTGAGAGAATTGATTACAGCCGTGAAGGAAATCAATCAAACTAAAGTAAATCCAAAACCGATTCTTTTGAAAATTGCTCCGGATTTAAATAATCAACAATTAGACGAAATTATCGAATTGATTGCAGAAACAAAAATCGACGGAATTGTGGTTTCAAATACATCAGTCAACAGAGAAGGTTTAAAAACTTCACCTGAAGTTTTAGCAGAAATCAGAAACGGTGGTTTAAGCGGAAAACCGATTCGTGAGCGTAGTACAAAAATGATCAAATATCTTTCAGATAAAAGTAACAGAGAGTTTCCAATTATCGGAGTTGGCGGAATTCACTCGGCAAAAGATGCGATTGAAAAACTGGATGCCGGAGCAAGTTTGGTTCAGCTGTACACCGGATTTATTTATGAAGGTCCACAGTTGATCAATGATATTAATCAGGAACTTTTAACGAGAGCGGGAAGAATTTCGAGATAGTTATTTTGATTTTACAACTGTAGCATTTTTCATATCAACAGTTAAAATATAAGCAGGAGAATTCGTCGTTTTATCGAAATTGAATTGTAAGACTTTTGAATTTTTATTTTTTGTGATTTTAGTAGAATAAATATTTTCTCTACAGCTTTCTATCAGAAAATCTTCATAGTTTTTGAAATTCCAATTGTTGGTGAAATTGAGAATTCTGTAACCTTTTTCGCCGTCACTTGCACCGCACATTCCACAAAAATTAAAATTGGATACTTCTTCAAAATAGAGCAAAACCCTGTTTCCGGATTTGTCTGATGCATACGAAATCAATTTGTTTCCTCCTGCAGGGTTCAGGAGATCATAAGTGTTTATTTTTTTATTATTGGGGAGAATAAGGTAATTATTAAACCTGTAAATTCTACTGTCTTTTGTAAATAATTCAGCAGGATACACTTTATTTTCAATGTAGAAATTTCCAGAGATATTTTTCTTATTCGAATAATCCGATTGTAGAATTATTATTTCTTTTGGCTTCAAAACCTTTGCGATGCTGTCTGTTTTTGCGACTAATTGAAGGTTGGTAATATTTTCATGTAAAAATTTTGAGCTTTTATTTTGTTGATTACCAAAATTATAAAGGTATAAATTGGCTAAATCGTAAACTCCTGTCAAAGGTATTTTCTTTTTGTATTTAACATAATAATACCATCCTTTCACAAAATGTTGATACTGGTGACAATCAACTATCCCATCAAAATGTAATTCCATTGTAATTGCATTTCCTCCAATTTCCCCTTTGAAAGTTTGAGATGAATCGGTAACATTTTTCAGCTCAATTTTTTGACAATAAGTAAAGATGAATTTAAAGAAAAGTAAGAAAATAAGAATTTTTTTCATGAATTATTTAAATAAAAAAATGGGAAATCGTGTAAATAATCAAACCAACCAATCCACCAACTAAAGTTCCGTTGACACGTATAAATTGAAGATCTTTTCCAACTTCAAGTTCCATTTTTTCGCTCAGTTCTTTTCCTTGCCAGTTTCCGACGGTTGAGCTGATGAGGTTTCCGGCTTGATGGGTGTTTTTCAGAATATATTTGTAAGCAGTTACTCGTACCCAATGATCGATTTTATTCTGAAGTTTTTCGTCGGTTTTTAAATTTTGAGAAAACTCATTCAGGTTTTTGGTGATGTATTTTTTTAATGAAGATTCCTCTTCCTGCAATTCAGTGCTCAAAGTTTTTTTGATGGAAAGCCAAATGTCATTAGAATATTCTTCAAGCTTATCATTTTTAAGAAAATCATTCTTGATGGTTTTGAATTCGTCATTCCATTTTGGGTCTTCTTTTAAATCATTAGAAAATTCGTAGATTTTTTTTGTTATTAAACCTCTGATTTCATGATTAGTATCTTCCTCCACCTCTCTGAAAAAATCTGAAAGTCCGCTCGCAATTTTCTCGGCAATTTTATTATCGACAAACGAAGGAATAAAGGAGTAACTCCCTTTTTTTACCCTTTCCTGAATCATGCTATCATTTTCAATAAGATATTCTTTGATCTGTTTTGACAGATTAGTAACTATTTTCTGATGATCATTTTTGTCTAAAAGATAAATAATACCATTTCCCAAAATTTTATTAAGCTGAATATCGTCGGTCATTTCGCTTACTTTTTTGCTGATAAAACTGCTTACTTCAGAATCATCCAGCTTGTTTAGAATATCCAGAATGATGTCTGAAAGGTTTTTAATTAAAGCTTCCTGATTTCTTTCTTTTGTAAGCCATTCACCAACAAAATTCGAAATTTTAATTTTCTGAATATAAGGACGAATTGTTTTTGGAGAAAGAAAGTTAGAAACCACAAAACTTCCCAGATTGTCACCCAACTTTTCCTTGCTGTTTTCAATCAGATTGGTATGCGGAATCGGCAAGCCCAACGGATGACGGAAAAGCGCCGTCACAGCGAACCAGTCTGCTAAAGCACCCACCATTGCAGCTTCGGAAAATGCACGCACATAGCCAATCCAGTGAGAATCGTGAGTCTTTTGTAAAATTGTGGTAATAATGAAAATAACTGCCATCAAAACAAAAAGTCCTGTAGCAAAGGCTTTATATTTTCTGAGCTGTTTTCGTTTGGCTTCATCGTTCATATTCTCAAAAATTATGGGTAAAACTGGTGTAGTTTGTATAACATCAAAAAACAATCCACACTTGCTGCAAAATATTATGTAAAATTATATAGGCTAAAATAGTCAATATATAATTTACAGAATAAGTCTTACGCCACCTAAATCTTCAACTCTGTGGCTGAATCGTTCGCCTGGTGAAGAAATAAACATAAAGTTTTTCGGAATGCACCACCGGTTGCTAAGCTCGTCTACTTTCTCCGGCGTAAATTGTCCCTGTTCGATAATATATTCCATGTCTACTTCCGGATAAGCTCTGTCTAGCGCATCAAAATCTGAAAGAAACTGATCCGTAGGTTTTTGATATTCTTCCAATACGGATACTATTTTTATCCGGTTGGTAACTTCGTTTTCATTAAGATACATCATTACTTTATTTAATGTGGAAATATCATCTCCTTTAGAGAAAAATACAAACTGCTGCTCGGTAAGTCTTTTAATGGAAATGTTTAGGGATCTTTCGCTTTTAATAATATGTTTTCTGTAGTTTCTATTGGTAGATTTAAAAGTCTTTACGATAAAAAACATAATATCTTTCCTTGCCAGCATTGCCGAAACGATCAATACAGAAGGAAGAAAATAGGTAAGAAAAGTAAGTAGATATTCGGGTTTGGTTTTTATATTTCCGTAGATGGCGACCACGACAGCAATTAAGGCGATTAACACCGAAATTGGTGATGCATATTCTGGTCTCGGAAGTCTGGCACGGCGAATTTTCAGCAAAATGTTTCCAATCGCAAAAAATGCCATTACGGTAAGAAATGATAAGGCATAAACACCTGCCAAAGGACCAATTTCTCCTTTTGTAACGAAAAGAACCGATATACAAAGTAAAAAGAATAATATTAAAATCCTGTACGTACTTCCTTTTTTGTTTTCTTTTAAGAAATAATTGGGAAGAATTCTGTCTAACGTCATTCTTTTGATTAATCCGTTTACGCCGACAAAAGAGGTGAGAACAGCTCCGCTTAAGACCAGAACGGCATTTACGGATATAATAGTGGCGAGTGTTTTTCCTCCGGTAAGCTCGGCCATGTGCGAAAGAAATGAGTTTTTATATTCATTTACTTCAGAAAGCGGCATTATTCCTATTGCTAAAATAGCCATCAAAGGATTGAGTACCGAAACGGCAATCCACATATTTTTTAAAGTTTTCGGGAAAACGCCGGCTTTTTGCTCTTCCACAAAGTTGGCAGAACTTTCAAAACCTGAAATTCCTAGCATTGCAGCACTGAATCCTAAAATTAAAGCTTTAAAAATTCCTCCACCTTCTAAAGGGGAATGCCAGTTTTCAATAAAAAAACTTATACCGTGCTGAAATATAAAAATGCTGCAGAATATTACCAAGATCAACATGCAGGCTATGTGTAGTATAAAAATAATTAAGGCTACAATTGCACTTTCTGAAATTCCCTGAATGGTAAGAAATAAGAAAAGAAGCAAAAGTCCGAATGTCGCAATTACCACATTAAAGCTTGGGAAAATATGATGCAGATAATGCATTCCTTCGGATGCTGATATTACAGCGGTCGCCATATAAGATAATATGGTGAGTGTTGCGGCAATAGCGGCGTTATTTTTTGATGATGAATTGAGTAATACATTGTAAGCTCCTCCATTTAAGGGAAGTGCGCCTACAACTTCACTGTATATTTTCCGGAACAGAAAAAGAGTTCCTGCCACCATTAGCAGTGAGATCCAGGCGTATTGTCCGGCAACGCCGATTGTAAGAGCAGATACATATAAAACAGATGAAGTAATATCATTTCCGCAAATTGCGGTAGCGTACCATTCGCCAAGTTTTTTTTGAGACATTAGATGTGTTTTTAATTATTGACTTAATCAGGGTACTAAAATATAGTATATTGCATAAAAAGCCTTATAAAATCAAGTTGTTTTTCACATCAGAATATAGGTTTTAATAGATTTTTTCTAAAATAGGAATGAATTCACGTAAAAAATTCCTAAATTGAATTAAAGTCTTTTGATTTTAATTGTTTTAATAATTGTGATTCTTATCTATCAACTAAAAAATTATTATCAATTTAAAATCAGGTATTATCATAACTTTTGTGACGTATTATTAATTTAAAATAAAACTTTATGCAAAACGAAACAGAAAACAATCCATATTACTCAAGAACAGATAAAGAGAAACTCAATGTTTCTAATGATGAATGGCGTAAAATTCTTTCGCCGGATCTTTATGCAATTGCAAGAGAAGCAGCAACAGAAAGACCTTTCACCGGAAAATATAATGAGTTTGATGAATTGGGAGAATACTATTGTGCGGTATGTGGAAATCATTTATTCAGATCTAATTCTAAATTTTCCAGCAGTTGTGGCTGGCCAAGTTTTTTTGAAGCCGATAAAAGTGGAGTAAGCTATAACCGCGATTCTTCCCATGGGATGGAACGAATTGAAGTAGTTTGTAAAAGATGCGATTCTCATTTGGGGCACGTTTTTAATGACGGACCGCCACCAACAGGTACAAGATATTGCATGAATTCTGTAAGTTTGGAGTTTGTTCCAGATTCTGAAAAATGATTATTGTGAGTTAAAGTTTCTTAAATTGCGTTAAACTTTTTTCATTTTAACTCATTGATAATTATGATTTTATAAATTTGTACCCGGAATTTTAATTTAACATAATATTGAATGAAAGGATTTTATAGCGTATTAGGCATTGTGTACATGGTAACCACTTCTTTTTATCTTTCTCCAAAAAACGAGAATGTAAAGAATGAAAATACCAACACAAAAAAAATAGAAACTGCTGTTGAAATTAAATCTGAAAAAAGCAAAAATGAAATGAGTTCTTCTGAAGAACTTTACAATTCTATCTTATTTGACACTGATCATAAACTAAACTTTGATGTTTTCTCTAAGGCAATATTGGGTTTTAATAATCTTAAAAAAGCCGGAAAGCTTGATGTAAATGCACATTTATTGACTATCTGCGATTTTTCTATGTCATCAAATACCAAAAGACTTTGGGTAATCGATATGGACAAGAAAAAAGTTCTTTTCAATTCTTTGGTAGCTCACGGTAAAAATACAGGCGAAGAATTTGCAATGAATTTTTCTAATACCGAAAGTTCTTACCAAAGCAGTCTTGGTTTTTATGTTACAGATGCTACTTATGAAGGCGGAAATGGATATTCACTGAAGCTTCTGGGCATGGATAAAGGATATAATGATGCCGCTTTGCAAAGAGCCGTCGTGATGCATGGAGCAGATTATGTAAGTGAAGAGTTTGCCGCAACGCACAAAAGAATAGGAAGAAGCTGGGGTTGTCCTGCAATTCCTAGAGATTTAACAAAACCGATTATTAATACAATAAAGGGAAAAAATTGTCTTTTTATTTATTATCCCGATCAGAACTATCTTTCTTCATCGGAATGGTTGAAAGAAGCTTAAAACAAAAAACCGCCTCACAACTGAGGCGGTTTTTTTGTTTCAATTTAATAATTTTAAATAATTAGCTAAGCCGAATTTAAACATTTATGACAAAGTAAGATCTTAAACTCAACTAAATCTTAATAGTTTAGATTAGGTCTAAGAAAACTTCTTGAATACCACAGTGGCATTGTGACCTCCAAAACCGAAGGCATTGCTCAGTGCAAATTGAATATTCTTTTCTTTTGCTTCACCAAAAATAATATTTACATCTTTTGGAATATTTTCATCGATCTTATGAAGATTGATCGTTGGCGGGATGATTCCTTTTTCGATAGCTTTAATTGAAAGAATAGCTTCTGCAGCACCTGCAGCTCCCAACAAGTGACCTGTCATCGATTTGGTTGCGCTTACATCAAGATTTTTACTTCCTTTAAATAATTTGCTGATTCCTTTTAATTCTACCAAATCTCCAAGTGGAGTAGAGGTTGCATGAGGATTTAGGTAATCAATATCTTCAACGTTTGCTCCGGCTTCTTTTAATGCCAATTCCATTGCTTTTATGGCTCCAACTCCATCAGGATGCGGTGCCGTCATATGATACGCATCGGCAGTCATCGCGGCTCCTACCAATTCTGCATAGATTTTTGCGCCTCTTGCTTTTGCGTGTTCGTATTCTTCCAAAACCAAAGCTCCGGCTCCTTCACCCATTACAAAACCGTCCCGGCTTTCATCGTAAGGGCGGCTTGCTGTAGCAAAATCATCATTTCTTGTAGACATTGCTTTCATTACAGAAAACCCACCAACTGAAGCGGGCGTAATTGCAGCTTCCGAACCACCGCTGATAATTACTTTAGCTTTTCCTAAACGGATATAGTTGAACGCATCCATCAAAGCGGTATTTCCTGTTGCGCAAGCGGAAATCGTTGTGTAATTAATTCCCTGAAGACCAAACTTCATAGAAATCATTCCTGAAGCCATATTGGCGATAAATTTGGGGACGAAAAAAGGGTTGAATCTAGGATTTTGATCTGTTGCTGCAAAATTCATGACTTCACTTTCAAAGGTCCACATTCCGCCTTGTCCGGTTCCCCAGATTACTCCGGTGTCAAACGGATCCATTCTTTCAAGTTCAAGCCCTGAATCGTTTATCGCTTCTGCAGATGAATACATTGCGTATTGTGAAAAAAGGTCGCTTCTTTTTATTTCGTTGTGGTTTAGATAAACTTTTGGATCAAAGTTTTTTACTTCACACGCAAAGTGTACTTTAAATTTTTCGGTATCGAAATGAGTGATTTTATTTGCTCCACTCACCCCATTGATGCTGTTTTGCCAGAATTCTTCAACATTGTTTCCTAAAGGCGTTACTGCGCCCAATCCTGTAATGACAACTCTTTTCATAGGTGGCTGTATATATTTTTTAAGTCATTAAAATCACAATTTTTACTGTTTTATGTATAGATATTCAGTAAAAGGGATTTTTATATTTAGTTATTAATTTTGAATAAATTGGAGGTTCCTCTTGCGATAAGTCTTGTTTTGTCTGCATTCCAAATTTCGCATTGTGCATTCACAAACTGTTTTCCTCTTTTGATGATTTTGGTTTCGGCTACAATTTTATCATTTTCTTTTGCCGTTGAAAAATAATCGATGCTGTTATTTACGGTTACAATAAAGTTTTTTTCGTTTAAAGAAAACATGGTTGCGCCAATGATATCATCCATAATTGCTGCCGTTACGCCACCGTGCATATTTCCCATCGGGTTTAGCCATTCTTCTCTTACGGTGTACTGAAATTCAATTTGACCTTCTTCAGCCGATACGACCACCGGATTAAGCCATCTCATAAAAGGAGAGGGTGATGCGGTAAATTCTTTTCCGATGAATGATTTTAATGCCTGCAGTTTGTCCATACCATTTATATTATAAAGGATTTTTTTTAATTTCTTTGTCGATGAGTAGTAGAATTCTATCTAAAGCAAGGTTTAAATGTTTTTCATCTTTTGTTGTTTTAGAAAGCAAAATTCCACCTTCAATAAGGATGATGAAAAGCGAAGCGTATTGTTCGGGATCTATTTTTTTATTGAACTCATTATTGATTTGCCCGGTTTTAATGATTTCTGAAATAGTTTTTGTCCAGTCTTCAAAAGATAATTTTACCTGATTGTTTAATGCAGGAAAGGTATCGTCAGATTCTGTTGCAGCATTCATCAATGGGCAACCGCCATGTAGAAAAACCAATTGCCAGTTTTTTCTGTAGAAAGACACAAAAGCATAGAGTTTATCAGACATTGTAGGAAACTCTTCGCTGAATGATCTCATCAAACTTTTTTTGAGAATTCCCGAATTGTATTTGTAAACCTCAAGAGATACTTCGTCTTTGTTTTCAAAATTTCCGTAGATACTGCCTTTTGTGAGGCCGGTTGCTTCTGTAATATCAGACAAAGACGTAGCGGTATAACCTTTGGTATTAAACAAAGTGGCCGTTTTCTCGATAATGAATTGTTTTGTCTTTTCTGCTTTTGACATCTTCAATAATCAACGTACAAATATACATAAATATACCGATTGGTATATTTTTAAATTAAATATATTGTTGATTATTCTTGATTTTAAGCTAAAATAATTTGAGTTAAATTTAAAATAAAAACGGGCTTTAACCCGTTTCTATTGATGCTATAATTAAGTTTTATCGTATGCTTAGTTTGCTAAAGTAGCATTCAAGCTAATCTCAAAACTGAAAGCCTGACTTACAGGACAGCCTTCTTCAGCGATCTTCGCATACTTTTGAAAATCTTCTTCAGAAATTCCAGGGATTTTAGCGGTTAATGTCAATTCAGATTTAGTGATTTTTCCTGCTGCAGGATCTAGCGTGATTACTGATTTTGTTGTAAGCTCTTCAGGAGTGAAGCCTGCTTGAGTTAATTCTGCGCTTAGTTTCATGGTGAAACATCCTGCGTGAGCTGCCGCTAATAATTCTTCAGGGTTGGTTCCAACTCCATCTTCGAAACGGCTTCCGAAAGAATATTGAGTTTGATTTAAAGTTGTGCTTTGGGTAGTTAAATGTCCTTTACCTTCTTTTACAGTGCCATTCCAAACGGCTGTTGCGTTACGTTTCATATTAAAATTTTTGATGTTTAATTTAACATAAAGATACAAAAAAGCATGATTTCATAATCATTAAATTATCGAAACCATGCCTTTTTATTTGTGAATTTGAAAATGAATTAATTTGAAAATTATTCAAACCTCTCAATCTCAACCTTAAAATGTTACGTCAAACCCAACATAAAAATTAGCTTTCATAATTGGAGCGTAAACCATTCCGCCATCAAAATAGTTTCCGAAAGGATTTCTGAAATCCATAATCGCATTTTTCTGATGATAAGAAGTTAGGTTTTCTCCACCTAAATAAGCTCTTAATTTTTTATTGAAATTTCTAGAAATCTGCGCATTCAAAACAGCATATGATTCAGAATACATTGGCAATTGAAACTCCGTAGGATTGGTTGAAGTATTTGGAAGTCTTTGTTTTCCAACCCAATTCAATGTAGTGTCAAAACTCCAGAATCCTTCGTTTTTATTTTTGTTGGTAGCATAAGCCAAGTTTACGAAACCTCTGTGTTTTGCCATGAAAGGAACTTCGCGTCTTCCATCCAAATAATCTGCCTGTACGTCATAATATTTATAAGCCAATCTTACATCAAAATTCTTGAAAGGGGTGAAATCCCACTGCGTCTGAAATGAGTTGGCAAAAGATTTTCCATCAAGATTATAAAACGTTAATTGCTGAGGTGAACGATCAAGATCTACCAAAACCTGATCTTGGAAATCTGTTCTGAAAAAATCAGCAACAATGGTTGTTTTTTTACCAAAAATTTTAAATTCCTGTTGTAAGCTCACTCCATAATTCCAAGCAATTTCTGGTCTCAAACCATAAATGTCTCCACCGTTTTGTAAGATCTGAATGTTTCTGTTTGATGCAAAATATTGCTGACTTTCAGCAAAAACATTCGCTGTTCTGAAACCTCTTCCCGCAGAAATTCTAAAAATAGTTTGCGGAGTAAAATCATATTTGAAATTCAATCTCGGTGTAAACTGTGTTCCTGCCAAGTTATGAAAATCTGCTCTTGCTCCTGCAACCAAAGTATATTTTAAGCCTGTTAAAGTATACTCAGCAAAAATTCCAGGAACAATTTCATTTCTTTTAAAGTTATCAACTAAATAATTTTCTTCATAACCATCGTATAAGAAACTCGCTCCAGCTTTGTATTTATGATTGGTATTTCCTAAAATACTTTCAAAAATCAAATTAGAATAATAAGTATGTTGCTGTCCTGAATAATTTCTCAAACCGAAAAAGCTGTCTTGCTGATGATACACATATTGATTCATCCAACCTAAACTTTGATAAGGTTTTCCTTTAAAAACATAACCCGTTTTGTTCCAAACCTGAAATCTTGAAATGTCAATTCCAACACCGTAAAGTGACTGCTCACTTTGAGGAAGTTTTTTATCAAATCCTATTTGTCCTGCAGTTCGTTCATCTTTTATAAAATT from Chryseobacterium indoltheticum encodes the following:
- a CDS encoding TetR/AcrR family transcriptional regulator — protein: MSKAEKTKQFIIEKTATLFNTKGYTATSLSDITEATGLTKGSIYGNFENKDEVSLEVYKYNSGILKKSLMRSFSEEFPTMSDKLYAFVSFYRKNWQLVFLHGGCPLMNAATESDDTFPALNNQVKLSFEDWTKTISEIIKTGQINNEFNKKIDPEQYASLFIILIEGGILLSKTTKDEKHLNLALDRILLLIDKEIKKNPL
- a CDS encoding APC family permease, with protein sequence MSQKKLGEWYATAICGNDITSSVLYVSALTIGVAGQYAWISLLMVAGTLFLFRKIYSEVVGALPLNGGAYNVLLNSSSKNNAAIAATLTILSYMATAVISASEGMHYLHHIFPSFNVVIATFGLLLLFLFLTIQGISESAIVALIIFILHIACMLILVIFCSIFIFQHGISFFIENWHSPLEGGGIFKALILGFSAAMLGISGFESSANFVEEQKAGVFPKTLKNMWIAVSVLNPLMAILAIGIMPLSEVNEYKNSFLSHMAELTGGKTLATIISVNAVLVLSGAVLTSFVGVNGLIKRMTLDRILPNYFLKENKKGSTYRILILFFLLCISVLFVTKGEIGPLAGVYALSFLTVMAFFAIGNILLKIRRARLPRPEYASPISVLIALIAVVVAIYGNIKTKPEYLLTFLTYFLPSVLIVSAMLARKDIMFFIVKTFKSTNRNYRKHIIKSERSLNISIKRLTEQQFVFFSKGDDISTLNKVMMYLNENEVTNRIKIVSVLEEYQKPTDQFLSDFDALDRAYPEVDMEYIIEQGQFTPEKVDELSNRWCIPKNFMFISSPGERFSHRVEDLGGVRLIL
- a CDS encoding quinone-dependent dihydroorotate dehydrogenase encodes the protein MYKSLIRPILFKFDPEEVHHFTFSMLKNFGFLTKLFLPKPIVDKRLEREVFGLKFKNPVGLAAGFDKNAVLFNELGDLGFGFVEIGTVTPKAQAGNPKKRLFRLIEDGGIINRMGFNNDGLEAAIQKLKGNKGKIIIGGNIGKNTNTTPENYTQDYLDCFEGLHPYVDYFVLNVSCPNVGSHAKLEDVEYLRELITAVKEINQTKVNPKPILLKIAPDLNNQQLDEIIELIAETKIDGIVVSNTSVNREGLKTSPEVLAEIRNGGLSGKPIRERSTKMIKYLSDKSNREFPIIGVGGIHSAKDAIEKLDAGASLVQLYTGFIYEGPQLINDINQELLTRAGRISR
- a CDS encoding murein L,D-transpeptidase catalytic domain family protein, with the translated sequence MKGFYSVLGIVYMVTTSFYLSPKNENVKNENTNTKKIETAVEIKSEKSKNEMSSSEELYNSILFDTDHKLNFDVFSKAILGFNNLKKAGKLDVNAHLLTICDFSMSSNTKRLWVIDMDKKKVLFNSLVAHGKNTGEEFAMNFSNTESSYQSSLGFYVTDATYEGGNGYSLKLLGMDKGYNDAALQRAVVMHGADYVSEEFAATHKRIGRSWGCPAIPRDLTKPIINTIKGKNCLFIYYPDQNYLSSSEWLKEA
- a CDS encoding DUF445 domain-containing protein gives rise to the protein MNDEAKRKQLRKYKAFATGLFVLMAVIFIITTILQKTHDSHWIGYVRAFSEAAMVGALADWFAVTALFRHPLGLPIPHTNLIENSKEKLGDNLGSFVVSNFLSPKTIRPYIQKIKISNFVGEWLTKERNQEALIKNLSDIILDILNKLDDSEVSSFISKKVSEMTDDIQLNKILGNGIIYLLDKNDHQKIVTNLSKQIKEYLIENDSMIQERVKKGSYSFIPSFVDNKIAEKIASGLSDFFREVEEDTNHEIRGLITKKIYEFSNDLKEDPKWNDEFKTIKNDFLKNDKLEEYSNDIWLSIKKTLSTELQEEESSLKKYITKNLNEFSQNLKTDEKLQNKIDHWVRVTAYKYILKNTHQAGNLISSTVGNWQGKELSEKMELEVGKDLQFIRVNGTLVGGLVGLIIYTISHFFI
- a CDS encoding pseudouridine synthase produces the protein MLEILYRDENLIAINKPSGLLVHKSFYSGEADTYAIQELRKQIGQKVYPVHRLDRKTSGVLLFTLDKETLRSMSEQFATRQVEKKYIAILRGWAKDEETIDYDLINENEVKQNAVTYYQRLQTSEIDLPFLKHQTSRYCLVEAIPKTGRFHQLRKHFKHILHPILGCRKHGCNKQNKLWLQTFGINKMTLHAHQLIFNHPVSNERITVNATIDDEFKRVGDILSFDLSLYS
- the msrB gene encoding peptide-methionine (R)-S-oxide reductase MsrB — translated: MQNETENNPYYSRTDKEKLNVSNDEWRKILSPDLYAIAREAATERPFTGKYNEFDELGEYYCAVCGNHLFRSNSKFSSSCGWPSFFEADKSGVSYNRDSSHGMERIEVVCKRCDSHLGHVFNDGPPPTGTRYCMNSVSLEFVPDSEK
- a CDS encoding OsmC family protein, with protein sequence MKRNATAVWNGTVKEGKGHLTTQSTTLNQTQYSFGSRFEDGVGTNPEELLAAAHAGCFTMKLSAELTQAGFTPEELTTKSVITLDPAAGKITKSELTLTAKIPGISEEDFQKYAKIAEEGCPVSQAFSFEISLNATLAN
- a CDS encoding PaaI family thioesterase → MDKLQALKSFIGKEFTASPSPFMRWLNPVVVSAEEGQIEFQYTVREEWLNPMGNMHGGVTAAIMDDIIGATMFSLNEKNFIVTVNNSIDYFSTAKENDKIVAETKIIKRGKQFVNAQCEIWNADKTRLIARGTSNLFKINN
- the fabF gene encoding beta-ketoacyl-ACP synthase II — translated: MKRVVITGLGAVTPLGNNVEEFWQNSINGVSGANKITHFDTEKFKVHFACEVKNFDPKVYLNHNEIKRSDLFSQYAMYSSAEAINDSGLELERMDPFDTGVIWGTGQGGMWTFESEVMNFAATDQNPRFNPFFVPKFIANMASGMISMKFGLQGINYTTISACATGNTALMDAFNYIRLGKAKVIISGGSEAAITPASVGGFSVMKAMSTRNDDFATASRPYDESRDGFVMGEGAGALVLEEYEHAKARGAKIYAELVGAAMTADAYHMTAPHPDGVGAIKAMELALKEAGANVEDIDYLNPHATSTPLGDLVELKGISKLFKGSKNLDVSATKSMTGHLLGAAGAAEAILSIKAIEKGIIPPTINLHKIDENIPKDVNIIFGEAKEKNIQFALSNAFGFGGHNATVVFKKFS